The following are from one region of the Desulfobacteraceae bacterium genome:
- a CDS encoding sodium:proton antiporter, whose protein sequence is MKRMIFVLALCLMMVPLGSAIARASEAEADFSIHAGRAPNSHFLSGPVLATASPAAVEGEAGAHTAVEADHGHGHPNLGEVLPLWSCIPFAGMLLSIALFPLLAPEFWHHHFGKVSAFWAATLALPFLAAFRGLALYEILHIILADYVPFIILLWSLYTVSGGILLRGTLRGTPIVNTVILLIGTLLASWMGTTGAAMLLIRPFLRANTHRKNRTFMVVFFIFLVANVGGSLTPLGDPPLFLGFLHGVSFFWTLHILPHMLVVSILLLVIYFLLDSYHFRKEGVKAPDDGVKVPLKLVGIHNFIFLAGIVCAVLMSGVVDWGEVTTLGIHRAVQDWVRDGLLIGMGILSMVTTSITIREDNDFTWFPIIEVAYLFIGIFITMIPCLLILKAGLKGELAFLIQGVNRPAHYFWVTGALSAFLDNAPTYLTFFNTALGSFFAGMTEPEAVPLLMTDKAIYLQAISTGAVFFGAVSYIGNAPNFMVRSIAEEAGTPMPSFFGYIIRFSLLFLIPSFGIVTLIFF, encoded by the coding sequence ATGAAACGGATGATATTCGTACTGGCCTTATGTCTGATGATGGTCCCGCTTGGATCGGCGATCGCGCGTGCCTCGGAAGCCGAAGCCGATTTTTCCATCCATGCCGGTCGTGCGCCAAACAGTCATTTTTTATCGGGTCCCGTCCTTGCCACCGCCTCTCCTGCCGCCGTCGAGGGCGAGGCCGGCGCCCACACGGCGGTTGAAGCCGATCATGGACATGGTCACCCCAATCTAGGCGAGGTCCTTCCCCTTTGGAGCTGCATTCCGTTTGCCGGCATGCTGCTATCCATCGCCCTTTTCCCACTGCTGGCGCCGGAATTCTGGCATCATCATTTCGGCAAGGTCTCCGCCTTTTGGGCCGCGACCCTCGCCCTTCCGTTTCTAGCGGCCTTCAGGGGACTCGCCCTTTATGAAATCCTGCACATCATTCTGGCCGATTACGTGCCGTTCATCATCCTGCTCTGGTCGCTGTACACGGTTTCGGGCGGCATCCTCCTGCGCGGTACTTTGCGCGGCACCCCGATCGTCAATACGGTCATTTTGCTGATCGGCACCCTGCTGGCCTCCTGGATGGGCACCACCGGGGCGGCCATGCTGCTGATCCGGCCTTTTCTGCGGGCCAATACCCACCGCAAAAACCGGACATTCATGGTGGTGTTCTTTATTTTCCTGGTCGCCAACGTGGGCGGTTCGTTGACGCCGCTGGGGGATCCACCGCTTTTCCTTGGGTTTTTGCACGGGGTATCGTTTTTCTGGACCCTTCATATCCTGCCGCACATGCTGGTGGTTTCGATTCTGCTGCTGGTGATCTACTTCCTGCTGGACAGCTACCACTTCCGCAAGGAAGGGGTTAAGGCCCCCGACGACGGGGTCAAGGTGCCCTTGAAGCTGGTGGGCATCCACAATTTCATCTTTTTGGCCGGCATTGTCTGCGCCGTGCTGATGAGCGGCGTCGTCGACTGGGGGGAGGTCACCACCCTGGGCATCCATCGCGCAGTTCAGGACTGGGTGCGCGACGGCCTGCTGATCGGCATGGGCATCCTGTCCATGGTGACGACATCCATCACGATTCGCGAAGACAATGATTTTACCTGGTTTCCGATTATCGAAGTCGCCTATCTCTTCATCGGCATCTTTATCACCATGATCCCGTGCCTGCTGATCCTCAAAGCCGGGCTGAAGGGGGAGCTGGCCTTTTTGATCCAGGGCGTCAACCGGCCGGCCCATTATTTCTGGGTGACGGGCGCGCTTTCCGCTTTTCTGGACAATGCCCCCACCTACCTCACCTTTTTCAACACCGCCCTGGGCAGCTTCTTCGCGGGCATGACCGAGCCCGAGGCCGTGCCCCTGCTGATGACCGATAAAGCGATCTATCTCCAGGCTATTTCCACCGGGGCGGTCTTCTTCGGGGCTGTCAGCTACATCGGAAACGCCCCCAACTTCATGGTGCGCTCCATCGCGGAAGAGGCCGGCACGCCCATGCCGAGCTTTTTCGGCTACATCATCCGGTTTTCCCTGTTGTTTCTGATACCCAGCTTCGGGATCGTCACCTTGATTTTCTTTTGA
- a CDS encoding universal stress protein: MGIEKVLFHTRFRDLAFNALETLLELKQAGLQEVVLTYVIPREEVAFVPYGGYLKDAAEQMEEVARLRFEQWQEFISSKGLRSKVRIETGTLNAKILAVAEEEQVDLIVTGRKKRSAFEKVYVGSHVLDIIRRSPRPVLMGKYMVQYEWAGEVLTRVNDHIFDRPLLATDWSQPSQNALEFIKSFKGLASKVLVVHNIGAKISKGLDVTALRDLEEESKRRLDGYCGRIEEAGLSAESYLSVGKTTLEILRQSREQKATMIVMGRTGKDWFQEYWLGGVSHRVAEVSELPVLLVP, translated from the coding sequence ATGGGAATCGAAAAGGTCCTCTTTCACACCCGGTTCCGTGATCTGGCCTTCAATGCTCTCGAGACGCTGCTGGAATTGAAGCAAGCCGGTTTGCAGGAAGTCGTTCTGACCTACGTGATCCCCAGAGAGGAGGTGGCCTTCGTGCCCTATGGGGGCTATCTCAAGGATGCGGCCGAGCAAATGGAGGAAGTCGCCCGGTTGCGTTTCGAGCAATGGCAGGAGTTCATTTCATCCAAGGGCCTGCGCAGCAAGGTCCGGATCGAGACCGGCACCTTGAACGCCAAAATTCTCGCCGTGGCCGAAGAGGAACAGGTGGACCTGATCGTCACCGGCCGCAAGAAACGGTCCGCCTTTGAAAAAGTCTACGTAGGCTCCCACGTACTCGATATCATTCGCCGCAGCCCCCGGCCGGTTTTGATGGGCAAGTACATGGTGCAGTACGAATGGGCCGGGGAGGTGTTGACGCGTGTCAACGACCATATTTTCGACCGGCCGCTGCTGGCCACCGACTGGTCGCAGCCCTCCCAAAACGCCCTGGAGTTTATCAAGTCCTTCAAGGGGCTGGCCAGTAAGGTCCTGGTGGTCCACAATATCGGTGCTAAAATTTCCAAGGGCTTGGATGTGACGGCCCTGCGGGACCTCGAGGAGGAGAGCAAAAGACGATTGGATGGTTATTGCGGACGGATCGAAGAAGCGGGGCTGAGCGCCGAATCCTATCTTTCGGTCGGCAAAACGACCCTGGAAATCCTCCGACAGTCGCGGGAGCAGAAAGCCACCATGATCGTCATGGGCCGCACCGGCAAGGACTGGTTCCAGGAGTATTGGCTGGGAGGCGTTTCCCACCGGGTAGCGGAGGTCTCCGAGCTGCCGGTGCTGCTGGTGCCCTAA
- a CDS encoding PAS domain S-box protein, with product MIENLHNSNIGIVGGGRFCKIFLKFLHEKNVSERSVSVLGVADINPHAEGLIFARQLGIFTTHDYRELFNLENLEVLIEITDDPALGETIGKTKPEGVQLIDHIEAQAIWSLLRLESEKRKALKELKPQEGVTPTILEHFEKFADRLAKVIKNRNQRYLEIEKELIESERTLAQIIQGSTMPTFVIDKNHIVTHWNKAMERLSGIPAEEILGTNRQWISFWETKRPSMADLILDQAGEETLSEFYGKSWRKSALIEGGYEAEYYFPNLGPDGRWCWFTAAPLKAPDGTLVGAIETLWDKTEDKNAERDRERHTHLLTETARALAESERTMTQIIQGSTIPTFVINENHFVTHWNRALERLTGYSADDIVGTRNQWRPFYHNQRGTMADVILDQGDEAEIEKLYGAKWRHSSLIEDAYEAEDFFPHFGDSGKWLWFTASPIKAPNGKIAGAIETLWDKTEDKRAEEERERRTRELSALCSIFTSLNTVEKFDAGILKAIRIMMDFLGADGICIYMQDDNGKYRLRYGYGSSKNACSKISVLDESSIIHQVAQNNQFTVYENLPEGCSDEICLLEDNKLLSLAYVPIHAEEKKTFGVIRIGSHKAGHFTNDQRDVLALIGNQIGIAIENAILQERYIKSEEKYRTLFNCDPHPTFILDIQTHRIRDINQRALDIYGYSREEMVGMHFLELGDSDEELAQALENISLGKSLLLTKRKHYRKGHRPFFVNINVSDAKYGESEVVMASTTDITESVEKETQLIQASKMTTLGQMAAGIAHEINQPLNVIQVCADFFLKMIGRGQPIGEEDLKSMAADIGRNVQRAAAIIQHMRDFARQSGGTRSKIDINDPIRDVFKVLGHQLRVHEVELVLELDPDIPPIMADHNRLEQVFINLVTNAVDAMDEKRSWPEYDKVEKSLRIRSFSENGFVAVTVSDTGVGMSEEVLAKLGEPFFTTKDIGKGTGLGVCISHGIVKDYDGSIEIESKVGEGTTFKLKFPALRPTEEE from the coding sequence ATGATCGAAAATCTGCATAATTCCAATATCGGGATTGTCGGGGGAGGGCGTTTTTGTAAAATTTTTCTCAAATTCCTGCACGAAAAGAATGTTTCCGAGCGCAGCGTCTCCGTTCTCGGGGTTGCCGATATCAACCCGCATGCCGAGGGGCTGATCTTTGCCCGTCAACTGGGGATCTTCACCACCCACGACTACCGGGAGCTCTTCAATCTCGAGAACCTGGAGGTCCTGATCGAGATAACCGATGATCCCGCCCTCGGCGAGACCATCGGAAAAACCAAACCCGAGGGCGTCCAACTCATCGATCACATCGAAGCCCAGGCCATCTGGAGTTTGCTGCGGCTTGAAAGCGAAAAGCGTAAGGCGTTGAAGGAGCTGAAACCGCAGGAGGGCGTCACCCCGACTATCTTGGAACACTTTGAGAAGTTCGCCGACCGGCTGGCCAAGGTGATCAAAAACCGCAACCAGCGCTACCTTGAAATCGAAAAAGAGCTGATCGAAAGCGAGCGCACCCTGGCCCAGATCATTCAGGGCAGCACGATGCCGACTTTCGTGATCGACAAGAATCACATCGTCACCCACTGGAACAAGGCCATGGAGCGCCTGTCGGGGATTCCGGCCGAAGAAATCCTCGGCACCAACCGGCAGTGGATTTCCTTCTGGGAAACGAAGCGCCCCAGCATGGCCGATTTGATTCTGGACCAAGCCGGCGAGGAAACTCTCAGCGAATTCTACGGCAAATCATGGCGTAAGTCAGCCCTCATCGAAGGCGGTTACGAGGCCGAGTATTATTTCCCCAACCTCGGCCCCGACGGGAGATGGTGCTGGTTTACGGCCGCCCCGCTCAAGGCGCCCGACGGCACCCTCGTCGGCGCCATCGAAACCCTGTGGGATAAGACCGAAGACAAAAACGCCGAGCGCGACCGGGAGCGCCACACCCATTTGCTGACAGAAACGGCCCGCGCCCTGGCCGAGAGTGAACGGACGATGACCCAGATCATCCAGGGCAGCACGATACCGACTTTCGTTATCAACGAGAATCACTTCGTGACCCACTGGAACAGGGCCCTGGAAAGGTTGACCGGCTACAGCGCCGATGACATCGTGGGCACCCGCAACCAGTGGCGGCCCTTTTACCACAACCAACGCGGAACCATGGCGGATGTGATTCTGGACCAGGGCGACGAGGCCGAGATCGAAAAACTCTACGGGGCGAAGTGGCGCCACTCAAGCCTGATCGAAGACGCTTATGAGGCCGAGGATTTCTTCCCCCATTTTGGCGACAGCGGTAAATGGCTTTGGTTCACCGCTTCGCCGATCAAGGCCCCGAACGGAAAAATCGCCGGAGCCATCGAAACCCTCTGGGACAAAACCGAGGACAAAAGGGCGGAAGAGGAACGGGAGCGGCGCACCAGGGAGTTGAGCGCCCTGTGTTCGATCTTCACGTCCCTGAACACAGTGGAGAAATTCGATGCCGGTATCTTAAAAGCGATCCGGATCATGATGGATTTTCTCGGGGCTGACGGCATCTGCATCTATATGCAGGATGACAACGGCAAATACCGCTTGCGCTATGGCTACGGGTCTTCGAAAAATGCCTGTTCCAAGATAAGCGTGCTCGACGAGAGCAGCATCATCCACCAGGTGGCCCAAAACAACCAATTTACGGTGTATGAGAACCTGCCCGAGGGTTGCAGCGACGAAATCTGCCTGCTGGAGGATAACAAACTCCTCTCCCTGGCCTATGTTCCCATACATGCCGAGGAAAAAAAGACCTTCGGCGTCATTCGCATTGGCAGTCATAAAGCCGGTCATTTCACCAATGACCAGAGGGACGTGCTGGCGCTCATTGGAAATCAGATCGGCATCGCCATCGAAAACGCCATCCTGCAGGAACGGTACATCAAATCCGAGGAGAAGTACCGCACCCTGTTCAACTGCGATCCGCACCCGACTTTCATCCTGGACATCCAAACCCACCGGATCCGGGACATCAATCAAAGGGCCTTGGATATTTACGGCTATTCTCGGGAGGAGATGGTGGGGATGCATTTCCTCGAGCTGGGTGACAGCGATGAGGAGTTGGCGCAGGCGCTGGAGAATATTTCACTGGGCAAATCCCTACTGTTGACCAAAAGAAAGCACTACCGCAAGGGGCATCGCCCGTTTTTCGTCAACATCAATGTCAGCGATGCCAAATACGGTGAAAGCGAGGTGGTGATGGCATCCACCACCGATATCACCGAAAGCGTGGAGAAGGAAACGCAGCTGATCCAGGCCAGTAAAATGACGACCTTGGGACAGATGGCTGCGGGTATCGCCCATGAGATCAATCAACCGCTGAATGTCATCCAGGTCTGCGCGGATTTTTTCCTCAAAATGATCGGCCGCGGGCAGCCCATCGGCGAAGAGGACTTGAAATCGATGGCAGCCGATATCGGCAGAAACGTCCAGCGGGCGGCGGCCATCATCCAGCACATGCGGGATTTCGCCCGCCAGTCCGGGGGGACCCGCAGCAAGATCGATATCAATGATCCCATTCGCGACGTTTTCAAGGTGCTGGGCCATCAACTGCGGGTTCATGAAGTCGAGCTGGTCCTCGAACTCGACCCGGACATTCCCCCCATCATGGCCGATCACAACCGGTTGGAGCAGGTCTTCATCAACCTGGTGACCAACGCCGTCGACGCCATGGACGAAAAACGCAGCTGGCCGGAATACGACAAAGTCGAAAAATCGCTCAGGATCAGATCCTTCTCCGAAAACGGTTTCGTTGCGGTGACCGTCTCGGATACCGGTGTCGGCATGAGCGAAGAGGTTCTGGCCAAACTGGGGGAGCCTTTTTTCACCACCAAGGATATCGGCAAGGGAACGGGGTTGGGCGTCTGCATCAGCCACGGCATTGTCAAAGACTACGACGGCAGCATCGAAATCGAAAGCAAAGTCGGCGAGGGCACGACATTCAAACTGAAATTTCCAGCGCTGAGGCCAACTGAAGAAGAATGA
- a CDS encoding response regulator yields the protein MNRILLVDDEPDILRVLGISLRADGYQVRTAGGGEEALTIFARETPELVITDIKMPGMNGIEVLREVKNINPETEVIIITGHGDIDSAIEALQYGASDFINKPVRDQQLSIALKRAQEKIQIKQQLREYTTSLEQKVEAATREIRRRSNFQSKLIRSSNNGIVATDKDLKIVIYNPGAEKIFGYPHHGVVHRMQIQELYTPQITDLIIRGMTQENALEEFPWQETSILSESGEVIPVRFSGSILHEKGQKMGSVAFFQDLREIKRLERELLKAERLAAVGQTVAGLAHGLKNILHGLKGGSYLVDLGIKKDDTEKLKNGWDMIKRNIGRTSELVMDLLTYSKEREPEFEDCFPNEIATEVADLLAEKARESQVEIKKSLDPSISQVSMDPRIVHTALLNLVTNAIDACLFDEDTGKTWQVVVATTLEDDNTIRFDVSDNGAGMSKNVSDRLFTSFFSTKGHRGTGLGLMVTRKLVEEHGGRIDVISSPGKGTTFTIHLPFEAAGQKETTSSKK from the coding sequence ATGAACAGAATCCTGCTCGTCGATGACGAACCCGATATATTGCGAGTGCTCGGCATTTCCCTGCGGGCCGACGGTTATCAGGTGCGGACCGCGGGGGGTGGCGAGGAAGCCCTGACGATTTTCGCCCGTGAAACCCCCGAGCTTGTCATCACCGATATCAAAATGCCTGGTATGAACGGGATCGAGGTCTTGCGGGAAGTAAAGAATATCAACCCCGAAACTGAAGTGATCATCATCACCGGCCACGGTGACATCGATTCGGCCATCGAGGCCCTGCAATACGGGGCGTCCGATTTCATCAACAAGCCGGTGCGCGACCAGCAGCTCTCGATCGCACTCAAACGGGCCCAGGAAAAGATTCAAATCAAACAGCAGCTGCGGGAGTACACCACCAGCCTGGAGCAGAAGGTTGAGGCGGCGACGCGCGAGATCAGGCGACGCTCGAACTTTCAGAGCAAGTTGATTCGAAGCTCCAACAACGGCATCGTGGCCACCGATAAAGATTTAAAAATTGTTATCTACAATCCCGGTGCAGAGAAAATTTTTGGCTATCCGCATCACGGCGTCGTTCATCGCATGCAGATTCAAGAACTCTACACGCCCCAAATCACCGATTTGATTATAAGGGGAATGACCCAGGAAAACGCTTTGGAAGAGTTTCCCTGGCAGGAAACATCGATTCTGTCTGAAAGCGGCGAGGTCATTCCGGTCCGGTTTTCGGGTTCGATTCTCCATGAAAAAGGCCAAAAAATGGGGAGCGTTGCGTTTTTTCAGGATCTGCGTGAAATCAAGCGGCTGGAACGCGAACTGCTCAAAGCCGAGCGGCTGGCCGCCGTCGGTCAGACCGTGGCCGGACTGGCCCACGGGCTCAAGAACATTTTGCACGGACTCAAGGGCGGCAGCTATCTGGTTGACTTGGGAATTAAAAAAGACGATACTGAAAAACTCAAAAACGGCTGGGACATGATCAAGCGCAACATCGGACGCACCTCGGAACTGGTCATGGACCTTCTGACTTACTCCAAGGAAAGAGAACCCGAATTTGAGGACTGCTTTCCCAACGAAATAGCGACCGAGGTGGCCGATCTGCTGGCCGAAAAGGCGCGGGAAAGCCAGGTCGAGATAAAAAAGTCGCTGGACCCGTCGATTTCGCAGGTCTCGATGGATCCGCGCATCGTTCACACTGCGCTGCTCAACCTGGTGACCAATGCCATCGATGCCTGTCTATTCGATGAAGATACCGGGAAAACGTGGCAGGTTGTGGTCGCCACGACCCTTGAAGACGACAACACCATCCGGTTTGACGTCTCCGACAATGGCGCCGGCATGAGCAAAAATGTCAGCGACAGGTTGTTTACTTCTTTTTTCAGCACCAAGGGGCACCGTGGAACGGGCCTTGGCTTGATGGTGACCCGCAAGCTCGTCGAAGAGCACGGCGGGCGGATCGATGTGATCTCCAGCCCCGGCAAGGGAACCACCTTTACCATCCACCTGCCTTTCGAGGCCGCCGGTCAAAAAGAGACAACATCCAGCAAAAAATAA
- a CDS encoding response regulator, protein MGKKVLVVDDDPDVRLFNVTVLEENGYTALVATNGEEGKNMAKQEKPDLVILDVLMPRESGIRLYRELKTDKNLKHIPIIMLSGIAEKSFLRSQKVLAEFGDVPVPEPEAYLEKPVDAEELAATIKKIIG, encoded by the coding sequence ATGGGTAAAAAAGTTCTGGTCGTCGACGATGACCCGGATGTTCGCTTGTTTAACGTGACGGTTCTCGAAGAAAACGGTTACACCGCGTTGGTGGCCACCAATGGCGAAGAGGGCAAGAACATGGCCAAACAGGAAAAACCGGATCTGGTCATTCTCGATGTCCTCATGCCCCGTGAAAGCGGCATTCGGTTGTACCGCGAACTCAAAACGGACAAGAATCTCAAACACATACCCATTATCATGCTGTCCGGAATAGCTGAGAAATCCTTTCTGCGTTCCCAAAAGGTCCTGGCGGAGTTCGGTGATGTCCCCGTTCCCGAGCCCGAAGCCTATCTGGAAAAACCAGTGGATGCCGAAGAATTGGCTGCGACCATCAAAAAAATTATCGGGTGA
- a CDS encoding universal stress protein, translated as MKIKKLLFVTKFEELGFDALQALLILRQAGLEHVVFVNIIERERVAMRRGTGYSKEAEIRLRETANIRFIDWAENLFEQGMEVGAYIVVGNLVGEVIKAAQKEEADLIVVGRSQKGVIEQLYAGSDITELLHRTAKPILVYKYLTESSFALEKPFETPVLATDWSPASLRAVDFLKELNGIINKIHVVHVADQKKLSGSAMAIQKTRKEIRGRLDEICHIFEAEGIPAAPHVYVGSPDQEIEKAARDCQATLIVMGSSGKANWVERWLGSTPRNIAEKSDYPTLLIPPKQL; from the coding sequence ATGAAAATAAAAAAACTGCTGTTCGTAACCAAATTCGAGGAGCTGGGCTTTGACGCCCTTCAAGCCCTTTTGATTCTGCGGCAGGCCGGGCTCGAGCACGTGGTTTTCGTCAACATTATCGAGCGCGAACGGGTAGCCATGCGCCGGGGCACCGGTTACAGCAAGGAAGCCGAAATCCGGCTGCGCGAAACCGCCAACATCCGCTTTATCGATTGGGCCGAGAACCTGTTCGAACAGGGCATGGAGGTCGGCGCCTACATTGTGGTCGGCAACTTGGTGGGCGAGGTGATCAAGGCCGCCCAGAAGGAGGAAGCCGATCTGATCGTCGTCGGACGGTCGCAGAAGGGCGTGATCGAGCAGCTTTATGCGGGATCGGACATCACCGAATTGCTGCACCGGACAGCCAAGCCGATTCTCGTTTACAAATACCTGACGGAGAGTTCCTTCGCCCTCGAAAAGCCTTTTGAAACGCCCGTCCTGGCGACCGACTGGTCACCGGCCAGCCTGCGGGCCGTCGATTTCCTGAAGGAACTTAATGGAATCATCAACAAAATTCACGTCGTGCACGTTGCCGACCAGAAAAAACTCAGCGGTTCGGCGATGGCGATTCAGAAAACGCGCAAGGAAATACGCGGTCGATTGGACGAGATTTGCCACATTTTCGAAGCCGAGGGGATTCCCGCAGCGCCACATGTCTACGTGGGCAGCCCGGACCAGGAGATCGAGAAGGCCGCACGGGATTGCCAGGCAACCCTGATCGTCATGGGATCGTCCGGCAAAGCGAACTGGGTGGAGCGATGGCTGGGCAGCACGCCGCGCAACATCGCGGAAAAGTCGGATTATCCGACCCTGCTCATCCCGCCAAAACAGCTATAG
- a CDS encoding cytidylate kinase-like family protein, translating into MAVITISRQFGAGGKTVGKKVADKLGYTFADDDIIQMVAEAANVSPHWVESIEKEAGGKLSRVVSSMVSKRLVDRILKDERGYMDERLYLDYLVVIIAQIAEEGNVVILGRGSQYILHDHPDAHHVLLINDLKNRIKFMTERYDFSESQATQVINREDKRRLNLYRKIGKTDYDNPALYHLVLNMAKMDMPTAVRLIMNLVAAP; encoded by the coding sequence ATGGCGGTAATTACGATTTCAAGACAATTCGGCGCGGGGGGTAAAACCGTCGGAAAAAAGGTTGCCGACAAACTGGGCTATACGTTCGCCGATGATGACATCATTCAAATGGTGGCCGAAGCGGCCAACGTGTCGCCGCACTGGGTCGAGTCCATCGAAAAGGAGGCCGGCGGCAAGCTTTCCAGGGTCGTCTCCAGCATGGTTTCCAAACGCCTGGTGGACCGCATCCTAAAGGATGAGCGCGGCTACATGGACGAAAGGCTTTACCTGGACTACCTCGTGGTCATCATTGCGCAGATAGCAGAAGAGGGCAACGTCGTCATCCTGGGGCGCGGCAGCCAATACATTCTCCATGATCACCCCGACGCCCACCACGTTCTCCTGATCAACGACCTGAAAAACCGCATCAAGTTCATGACGGAGCGCTACGATTTTTCCGAAAGCCAGGCCACTCAGGTCATCAACCGCGAAGACAAACGCCGACTCAATCTTTATCGCAAGATCGGCAAGACCGATTACGACAATCCGGCCCTCTATCACCTGGTGCTGAACATGGCCAAGATGGACATGCCCACAGCGGTCAGGCTCATCATGAACCTGGTGGCCGCACCATAA
- a CDS encoding universal stress protein, with product MYRFKRLLVGISFADQDGASIRYAAMISRLARSEKVVFLHVASSMDLPEELLKEYPDLFEPVGEYAKEKMQKFVHQYFDGHPDTEISYQVVEGAPLIEFLRQVKEEDIDLVVLRKRGSPWESGTLFEKLARKAPCSVLFVPEGSKAWFKNILVPVDFSENALDAMDVGVAIGLAAKGIKEIYCLHVYSVPIGYYKTGKTYEEFAEIMKGHAQRYYAEFIQKVDLKGLAAVPIFKLEKKEYRGIHDVIEEREISLVVIGARGRKAGAGVLLGSVTEHLINTTTVPFMAVKKKGAGMGLLDALLKL from the coding sequence ATGTACCGATTCAAACGCCTTTTGGTGGGGATTTCCTTTGCGGACCAAGACGGGGCCTCGATCCGCTACGCTGCGATGATCAGCAGGCTGGCGCGATCGGAGAAAGTCGTGTTCCTTCACGTGGCCAGCAGCATGGACCTTCCTGAAGAGCTGCTGAAGGAGTATCCGGATCTTTTTGAACCGGTTGGTGAATACGCCAAAGAAAAAATGCAGAAGTTTGTTCACCAATACTTTGATGGCCATCCGGATACCGAGATCAGCTACCAGGTCGTCGAAGGGGCGCCGCTGATCGAGTTTTTGCGCCAGGTCAAGGAAGAGGACATCGATCTCGTCGTGCTGCGGAAGCGAGGATCGCCCTGGGAATCGGGGACGCTGTTTGAAAAGCTGGCCCGTAAGGCGCCATGCTCGGTGCTGTTTGTGCCCGAGGGCAGCAAGGCGTGGTTCAAGAATATCCTCGTTCCGGTGGATTTTTCGGAAAACGCGCTGGATGCGATGGACGTCGGTGTGGCCATCGGCCTGGCCGCCAAGGGGATCAAGGAGATCTACTGCCTGCACGTTTACAGCGTGCCCATCGGGTATTACAAGACGGGGAAGACTTATGAGGAGTTTGCCGAGATCATGAAGGGCCACGCGCAAAGGTACTATGCGGAATTTATCCAAAAGGTGGACCTCAAGGGTCTTGCCGCGGTTCCCATATTCAAGTTGGAAAAGAAGGAGTACCGGGGCATCCATGATGTGATCGAAGAGCGGGAAATCTCCCTGGTCGTTATCGGCGCCCGGGGCAGAAAGGCCGGCGCCGGCGTACTGCTGGGTAGCGTCACCGAACACCTCATCAACACCACCACCGTGCCCTTCATGGCGGTAAAGAAAAAAGGGGCGGGCATGGGCCTGCTGGATGCCCTGCTGAAACTCTGA